In Pseudomonas fluorescens, the following are encoded in one genomic region:
- a CDS encoding HPP family protein codes for MLARWLPAAINTRPTEWSRAAIGMALGTLMSVWLCSQVFGIEVAQHLIGPLGASAVLLFAVSSGALAQPWSILGGYLSAGVIALLVAHVLGRTLGSACLAAGMALILMCWLRCVHPPAGALALTLVLADPATIAMDWRAIGPVMLSAATMLLCALAYNNLTRVRYPKSASEPVARIPADHLPVDRQAITAEDLKLALADMEAFYDVTPEDLEQLIQASQLHAKRRSVGEVLAPRL; via the coding sequence ATGCTTGCTCGCTGGTTGCCTGCCGCCATCAACACCCGCCCCACCGAATGGAGCCGCGCCGCCATCGGCATGGCCTTGGGGACACTGATGAGCGTGTGGCTCTGTAGCCAGGTGTTCGGCATCGAGGTGGCCCAGCACCTGATCGGCCCGCTGGGGGCTTCGGCGGTGCTGTTGTTTGCCGTGTCGTCGGGCGCGCTCGCCCAACCCTGGTCGATTCTCGGCGGCTACTTATCCGCCGGGGTGATTGCCTTGCTGGTGGCCCATGTGTTGGGCCGAACCCTGGGTAGCGCTTGCCTGGCGGCGGGCATGGCGTTGATCCTGATGTGCTGGCTGCGCTGCGTGCATCCACCGGCCGGTGCATTGGCCCTGACCCTGGTGCTGGCCGATCCGGCGACCATTGCCATGGACTGGAGAGCCATCGGACCGGTGATGCTCAGCGCGGCGACGATGCTGCTCTGTGCCCTGGCCTACAACAACCTGACCCGCGTTCGTTACCCCAAGAGTGCCAGCGAACCGGTGGCCAGGATTCCTGCCGATCACCTGCCGGTCGACCGTCAGGCCATCACCGCCGAAGACCTGAAACTGGCGTTGGCCGACATGGAAGCGTTCTATGACGTCACGCCCGAAGACCTCGAACAGTTGATCCAGGCCAGCCAACTGCACGCCAAACGCCGCAGCGTGGGCGAGGTGCTCGCCCCACGGCTGTAA
- a CDS encoding UDP-glucose/GDP-mannose dehydrogenase family protein — translation MRISVFGSGYVGLVQAAVLAEVGHDVVCMDVDENKVELLQQGHVSIFEPGLASLVREGLDARRLQFTSDEKFAIQHGQVLFIAVGTPSRDDGSADLRYVMSVGDAVARHREQPAILVEKSTVPVGTGDALRTHIDKRLLSAGRVLQFDIVSNPEFLKEGSAVADCRRPDRIVIGCEREEVREVMRDLYSPFNRNHERIMFMDLRSAELTKYAANCMLATKISFINQIAELAEHLGADIESVRLGIGADSRIGYHFIYPGCGYGGSCFPKDMRALIHSAEQAHCSSDLLQAVEAINERQKFKLFERINAFYKGDLRGRTFALWGLAFKPNTDDMRDAPSRVLLESLWAAGANVRAFDPEAMQETQKLYPDESKLMLMGTPESVLSGAEALIICTEWQQFKAPDFELIQQRLNAPVIFDGRNLYDSDRLARIGFTYFPIGRGESSKLPIPYQQWFAESVVA, via the coding sequence ATGAGAATCAGTGTATTTGGTAGCGGATATGTCGGCCTGGTGCAGGCAGCGGTATTGGCGGAAGTCGGCCACGACGTGGTGTGCATGGACGTTGACGAGAATAAGGTCGAACTGCTCCAACAGGGCCACGTGAGTATTTTCGAACCCGGGCTTGCCAGCCTGGTACGCGAAGGTCTTGACGCCAGACGGTTGCAATTCACCAGCGACGAAAAATTCGCGATACAGCATGGCCAGGTGCTGTTCATCGCGGTCGGTACACCTTCCCGGGACGACGGCTCGGCGGACTTGCGCTACGTGATGTCGGTAGGCGACGCCGTGGCCCGTCATCGCGAGCAACCGGCGATCCTGGTGGAGAAGTCCACCGTCCCGGTCGGCACCGGGGATGCCTTGCGCACACACATCGACAAACGCCTGCTCAGCGCTGGGCGCGTATTGCAGTTCGATATCGTCTCCAACCCGGAGTTCTTGAAAGAAGGTTCGGCCGTGGCCGACTGTCGACGCCCGGACCGAATCGTCATCGGCTGTGAACGCGAAGAAGTGCGTGAGGTGATGCGTGACCTGTACTCGCCCTTCAACCGCAATCATGAACGCATCATGTTCATGGACCTGCGCAGTGCCGAGCTGACCAAGTACGCGGCCAACTGCATGCTGGCGACCAAGATCAGCTTCATCAACCAGATCGCCGAACTGGCCGAGCACCTGGGCGCCGACATCGAATCGGTGCGCCTGGGCATCGGCGCCGACTCGCGTATCGGCTATCACTTCATCTACCCCGGTTGCGGCTACGGTGGTTCATGTTTCCCCAAGGACATGCGCGCCCTGATTCACAGCGCCGAACAGGCCCATTGCTCCAGTGACCTGCTGCAAGCGGTGGAAGCCATCAACGAGCGACAGAAATTCAAGCTGTTCGAGCGCATCAACGCGTTCTACAAGGGCGACTTGCGTGGTAGGACCTTTGCCTTGTGGGGTCTGGCGTTCAAGCCAAACACCGACGACATGCGCGATGCACCGAGCCGGGTGTTGCTCGAATCCTTGTGGGCCGCCGGGGCGAATGTCCGTGCGTTCGATCCGGAAGCCATGCAGGAAACCCAGAAGCTGTATCCCGATGAATCGAAGCTGATGCTCATGGGCACGCCCGAGTCGGTCTTGTCCGGTGCCGAAGCACTGATCATCTGCACCGAATGGCAACAGTTCAAGGCGCCGGACTTCGAGCTGATCCAGCAGCGGCTCAATGCACCGGTGATCTTCGACGGCCGCAACCTGTACGACTCGGACCGTCTGGCACGCATCGGTTTCACCTACTTCCCGATCGGCCGGGGCGAGTCGAGCAAATTGCCGATTCCGTACCAGCAATGGTTTGCCGAGTCAGTGGTTGCCTGA
- a CDS encoding tyrosine-type recombinase/integrase → MIDLPVTDSRTPITNPLTLYLARLAPSSQLTMRYVLQDAADRLGFEDHDIEEIPWHNLQPEDVIALVATLRSDGYAPNTSSLYVNAVRGVMNEAWRMSLISQEHLLKMRTVKGMAGTRLSQGRNLRRTLIQELMAVCAADPRPQGLRDAAIIGILYGSGMRKSESVNLELNQVDFTERSLRVTAKGNKQLIKYAPAWAFAKLEAWLELRRSLLKDGEPDDPFLFNRIRRGSHITRERITKHAIYYIARQRGAQVGVKIMPHDFRRSFITRVIEEHDLSIAQKLAHHSNIQTTANYDVRDDNERRRAVDRFDL, encoded by the coding sequence TTGATTGACTTACCTGTAACTGATTCCCGCACCCCCATCACCAATCCACTGACCCTGTATCTGGCGCGACTGGCGCCGTCCAGCCAACTGACCATGCGTTATGTGCTGCAGGATGCTGCCGACCGCCTGGGTTTCGAAGACCACGATATCGAGGAAATTCCCTGGCACAATCTGCAGCCCGAGGACGTCATTGCGCTGGTGGCTACCTTGCGTTCGGACGGCTATGCGCCGAACACGTCTTCGCTGTATGTCAACGCAGTGCGCGGGGTGATGAACGAAGCGTGGCGCATGAGCCTGATCTCTCAGGAGCACCTGTTGAAGATGCGTACCGTGAAGGGCATGGCCGGGACACGGCTGTCCCAGGGGCGCAATCTCAGGCGCACGCTGATCCAGGAGTTGATGGCGGTCTGCGCTGCCGATCCGCGGCCACAAGGCCTGCGGGATGCAGCGATCATCGGGATTTTGTACGGTTCCGGGATGCGCAAATCCGAATCGGTGAACCTGGAGCTGAACCAGGTCGACTTCACCGAGCGCAGCCTGCGGGTGACCGCCAAGGGCAACAAACAGTTGATCAAGTACGCCCCGGCCTGGGCCTTCGCCAAGCTTGAAGCCTGGCTCGAGCTGCGCCGTTCGTTGCTCAAGGACGGCGAGCCGGACGATCCGTTCCTGTTCAACCGCATCCGCCGTGGCAGCCACATCACCCGTGAACGCATCACCAAACACGCGATTTACTACATCGCCCGACAACGGGGCGCGCAGGTCGGGGTGAAAATCATGCCCCACGACTTCCGGCGTTCATTCATTACCCGGGTAATCGAAGAGCATGACTTGTCGATTGCGCAGAAGCTGGCGCACCACAGCAATATCCAGACCACGGCCAACTACGATGTGCGCGATGACAACGAGCGGCGTCGGGCGGTGGATCGATTCGATCTGTGA
- a CDS encoding ABC transporter ATP-binding protein → MNTLELNALYKSYGAHCALDNVSLSVPSGSRTVIVGPSGSGKTTLLRMIAGFEFPDSGRLSLNGQTLVDGTHEVPAHQRLIGYVPQDGALFPHMTVAANIGFGLATKGTEKQQRVAELMDSVALEAKMAERWPHELSGGQQQRVALARALAQQPRLMLLDEPFSALDTGLRAAMRKMVARLLEDAGVTTILVTHDQSEALSFADQLAVMRHGRLVQSGHPLDLYRYPEDEQTALFLGDAVVMPARIEAGWAHCDLGRIPVNNHRNNSSAQIMLRPEQLQLASILPSDLEASGCRAVVTDRDFSGNTCTLTVELQSLTRSEQPGRSLLVRSSGMYAPPAGSSVQVSTIGHAHVLSEM, encoded by the coding sequence ATGAACACTCTTGAATTGAATGCCCTCTACAAGTCCTATGGCGCCCATTGCGCCCTGGACAACGTCAGCCTGTCGGTGCCCAGCGGCAGTCGCACGGTCATCGTCGGCCCTTCAGGCTCAGGCAAGACCACGTTGCTGCGGATGATTGCCGGCTTCGAGTTCCCCGATTCCGGCCGCCTGTCGCTCAACGGCCAGACCCTGGTCGACGGCACCCACGAAGTGCCGGCCCATCAACGTCTGATCGGCTATGTGCCACAGGACGGCGCACTGTTCCCGCACATGACCGTGGCGGCAAACATCGGCTTCGGCCTGGCGACCAAGGGCACTGAAAAACAGCAGCGCGTCGCCGAACTGATGGACAGCGTGGCCCTGGAGGCGAAGATGGCCGAGCGCTGGCCCCATGAATTGTCCGGTGGCCAGCAACAGCGCGTGGCCCTGGCCCGAGCCCTGGCGCAACAGCCACGGCTGATGCTGCTGGACGAGCCGTTCTCGGCGCTCGATACCGGCTTGCGCGCCGCCATGCGCAAGATGGTTGCGCGGCTGCTGGAAGACGCGGGCGTCACCACCATCCTGGTCACCCATGACCAGAGTGAAGCCCTGTCGTTCGCCGACCAGTTGGCGGTGATGCGTCATGGCCGACTGGTGCAGTCAGGGCATCCGCTGGACCTTTACCGTTATCCCGAAGACGAACAGACCGCCTTGTTCCTGGGGGATGCCGTGGTGATGCCCGCGCGCATCGAGGCCGGTTGGGCCCATTGCGACCTGGGGCGGATCCCGGTCAACAACCACCGCAACAACAGCTCGGCGCAGATCATGCTGCGACCCGAACAGCTGCAACTGGCCAGCATCCTCCCCAGTGACCTGGAAGCCAGCGGGTGCCGGGCGGTGGTCACCGATCGGGACTTCAGCGGCAACACCTGCACGCTGACGGTGGAACTCCAGTCATTGACTCGTAGCGAGCAACCGGGCCGATCACTGCTGGTGCGCAGTTCCGGCATGTATGCACCACCCGCCGGCAGCTCGGTTCAGGTCTCGACCATCGGCCATGCCCATGTACTGAGCGAGATGTGA
- a CDS encoding iron ABC transporter permease, whose product MPETLPAGVAEATPAHLRRRSRGVFAGRGGVWVIGLSVLVSLLALLPIAYVIGVSLQTGWSTVVALVFRPRVGELLVNTVLLVLLTIPLCVALGVTLAWLTERTNLPGRRWWSLLATAPLAVPAFVHSYAWVSLVPPIHGLFAGVLVSVIAYFPFLYLPVAATLRRLDPAIEDVAESMGLKPWKVFFRVVLPQLRLAICGGALLVGLHLLAEYGLYAMIRFDTFTTAIFDQFKSTFNGAAAHMLASVLALCCLAMLTAESAARGSARYARVGSGSAREQRVVRLNPTSTLLSLTLQIVTCALALGVPLITLGKWLIAGGVEVWDMAELLPALEQTLLLGIAGAALTTCAAIPIAWLSIRYPGRMQRVLESCNYITSSLPGIIVALALVTVTIHFARPIYQTTFTVLLAYLLMFLPRALVSLRAGIAQAPVELENMARSLGRSPARALWLITLRLAAPGAAAGAALVFLAITNELTATLLLAPNGTRTLATGFWALTSEIDYAAAAPYALLMVVLSLPLTGLLYHQSKKTAGR is encoded by the coding sequence ATGCCAGAAACCCTGCCAGCGGGGGTCGCTGAGGCGACACCCGCACATTTGCGTCGACGTTCCCGTGGAGTCTTTGCGGGACGTGGCGGTGTATGGGTGATCGGTTTGTCGGTGCTGGTTTCATTACTGGCACTGCTACCGATCGCCTACGTTATTGGCGTGTCCCTGCAGACCGGCTGGTCAACCGTTGTGGCCCTGGTGTTCCGACCTCGGGTCGGTGAACTGCTGGTCAACACCGTGTTGCTGGTGCTGCTGACGATTCCCTTGTGCGTCGCCCTGGGGGTGACGCTGGCCTGGCTCACAGAACGCACGAATCTGCCGGGGCGGCGCTGGTGGTCGTTGCTGGCCACCGCGCCGCTGGCGGTGCCTGCGTTCGTTCACAGCTACGCCTGGGTCAGCCTGGTGCCACCGATTCACGGCTTGTTTGCCGGTGTCCTGGTCTCGGTCATCGCCTACTTCCCGTTCCTGTATTTGCCGGTGGCGGCCACCTTGCGCCGGCTCGATCCGGCCATCGAAGACGTCGCCGAATCCATGGGGCTCAAACCCTGGAAAGTGTTTTTCCGCGTGGTGTTGCCGCAATTGCGCCTGGCGATCTGCGGCGGCGCCTTGCTGGTCGGCCTGCATCTGCTGGCCGAATATGGCCTGTACGCCATGATCCGCTTCGACACCTTTACCACCGCGATCTTCGATCAGTTCAAATCGACCTTCAACGGTGCGGCTGCGCACATGCTGGCCAGTGTCCTGGCGCTGTGTTGCCTGGCGATGTTGACGGCCGAATCCGCCGCCCGGGGTTCCGCGCGTTACGCTCGCGTCGGTTCGGGAAGCGCCCGGGAGCAACGGGTCGTGCGCCTGAACCCGACCTCCACCCTGCTCTCGCTGACGCTGCAAATCGTGACCTGCGCCCTGGCCCTGGGCGTGCCCTTGATTACCCTGGGTAAATGGCTCATCGCCGGCGGTGTGGAAGTCTGGGACATGGCCGAATTGTTGCCCGCACTGGAGCAAACCCTGCTGCTCGGCATCGCGGGCGCGGCGCTGACCACCTGCGCGGCGATCCCGATTGCCTGGCTGTCGATCCGCTACCCCGGTCGAATGCAACGGGTGCTGGAGAGCTGCAACTACATCACCAGTTCCTTGCCTGGCATTATCGTTGCCCTGGCGCTGGTGACCGTCACGATCCATTTTGCCCGGCCGATCTACCAGACCACCTTCACCGTGCTGCTGGCGTACCTGTTGATGTTCTTGCCCCGTGCCCTGGTGAGCCTGCGCGCAGGCATTGCCCAGGCCCCGGTGGAACTGGAAAACATGGCCCGCAGCCTTGGCCGCTCGCCGGCCCGGGCACTGTGGCTGATCACCCTGCGCCTGGCCGCACCGGGGGCTGCCGCCGGCGCGGCGCTGGTGTTCCTGGCGATCACCAACGAATTGACCGCCACCCTGCTGCTGGCCCCGAACGGCACGCGGACCCTGGCGACCGGGTTCTGGGCCTTGACCAGCGAAATCGATTACGCAGCCGCTGCGCCCTACGCCTTATTGATGGTTGTGCTGTCGCTTCCGTTGACCGGACTCCTTTATCACCAATCGAAAAAAACGGCTGGCCGATGA
- a CDS encoding iron ABC transporter substrate-binding protein, which produces MIPKIPSFLKKALLATALLSAGQVYAADSVGIVVYNAQHASLTKAWVEGFTQETGIPVTLRNGDDTEMGNQIVQEGAASPADVFLTENSPAMVLVDNAGLFAPVDKNTLEQVDSAYRPAHGKWVGIAARSTVFVYNPSKLPEADLPKSIMDLASPSWKGRWGASPGGADFQAIVAAMLEQKGEAATLDWLKAMKTNYANYRGNSSVLKAVNAGQIDSGVIYHYYSLVDQSKTGENSKNTALHYFKHKDPGAFVSISGGGVLASSKHQEQAQAFLKYITGKDGQAVLKNGKSFEYAVGKGAASNPKLVPLNQLDAPTVDASKLDSKKAVELMTQAGLL; this is translated from the coding sequence ATGATTCCAAAAATCCCTTCGTTCTTGAAAAAAGCCCTGCTGGCCACCGCTTTGCTAAGCGCTGGCCAGGTCTATGCCGCTGACTCCGTCGGCATCGTGGTGTACAACGCGCAACACGCAAGCCTGACCAAGGCCTGGGTCGAGGGATTTACCCAGGAAACCGGTATTCCCGTCACCCTGCGCAACGGTGATGACACCGAGATGGGCAACCAGATCGTGCAGGAAGGCGCGGCTTCGCCGGCGGACGTATTCCTGACCGAAAACTCCCCGGCCATGGTCCTGGTCGACAACGCCGGGCTGTTTGCGCCTGTCGATAAAAACACGCTGGAGCAGGTTGACTCCGCCTACCGTCCGGCCCATGGCAAATGGGTAGGGATCGCCGCACGCTCCACGGTGTTCGTCTACAACCCGAGCAAACTGCCGGAAGCCGACCTGCCGAAATCGATCATGGACCTGGCTTCGCCGAGCTGGAAGGGTCGCTGGGGTGCATCGCCCGGTGGTGCTGACTTCCAGGCCATCGTCGCAGCAATGCTCGAACAAAAGGGTGAAGCCGCCACGCTGGATTGGCTCAAGGCGATGAAAACCAACTACGCCAACTACCGCGGCAACAGTTCGGTCCTCAAGGCGGTGAATGCCGGACAGATCGACAGCGGCGTGATCTACCACTATTACAGCCTGGTGGATCAGTCCAAGACGGGCGAAAACAGCAAGAACACCGCCCTGCACTATTTCAAGCACAAAGACCCGGGCGCTTTTGTCAGCATCTCCGGCGGCGGCGTCCTCGCTTCCAGCAAACACCAGGAACAGGCCCAGGCGTTCCTCAAATACATTACCGGCAAGGATGGCCAGGCTGTCCTGAAGAACGGCAAGTCGTTTGAATACGCCGTGGGCAAAGGCGCTGCATCCAACCCTAAACTGGTGCCTCTGAATCAACTCGATGCGCCGACTGTCGATGCTTCGAAACTCGACAGTAAAAAAGCCGTGGAGCTGATGACACAGGCCGGACTGCTCTAA
- a CDS encoding PqiC family protein gives MAFPLKFTLVTAMLLLAACRSDPIQFHTLTPAQQGDHSRTTVGVIQIETISVPPQVDRAQIVIREGNSGLAILETQWWGSTLVDELRSALADQLSNSPVQGRHSVRVDVQRFDSVPGQYALMDVEWRLRSASTGDTARVICRSALQTPSGASVDDLVLAQQNNVKRLAALISQAAARPQASCPSP, from the coding sequence ATGGCTTTTCCGCTGAAGTTCACATTGGTCACCGCGATGTTGCTGCTCGCCGCCTGCCGCAGTGACCCGATTCAATTCCACACCCTGACCCCGGCGCAGCAGGGCGATCATTCAAGGACCACCGTTGGGGTGATCCAGATCGAGACGATCAGCGTGCCGCCCCAGGTCGATCGAGCGCAGATCGTCATTCGCGAGGGCAACAGCGGCCTGGCGATCCTGGAAACCCAATGGTGGGGCTCGACCCTCGTGGACGAATTGCGCAGTGCGCTGGCCGACCAACTGAGCAACAGTCCTGTACAAGGCCGACATTCGGTGCGGGTCGATGTGCAGCGTTTTGACTCGGTCCCCGGCCAGTACGCCTTGATGGACGTGGAATGGCGCCTGCGCAGTGCCAGCACCGGCGACACGGCACGGGTGATTTGCCGCAGCGCCTTGCAAACGCCTTCGGGCGCGAGCGTCGATGACCTGGTGCTTGCCCAGCAAAACAACGTCAAACGCCTGGCCGCGCTGATCAGCCAGGCTGCCGCCAGGCCACAGGCGAGTTGCCCTTCGCCCTGA
- a CDS encoding MlaD family protein produces the protein MKSQATDGPQAPGLAPIKTRRFSVSLVWIVPIVAVLVGISLVVHSILQQGPTIVVTFKTGDGLTANKTEVKYRNVVIGHVSDVELSGDQKSVNATIKLEKQAESFTREDSQFWVVRPRIGAGGVSGIDTLLSGDYIGADIGQANGRAKNFKGLENPPPITYGEPGKRFTLFTQDLGSLDIGSPVYYRKIPVGQVVAYALDPDGKGVNIELFIHAPHDKYVTENTRFWNASGIDVNVGANGFAVKTESLSSLLVGGIAFRAPDYSPGDKPAAAEYAYELFEDQQTALAPPNGKPQYLAMRFDQALRGLKVDAPVEFLGVEIGKVVAVNLDYDETKRSFPINVGIVIYPQRLGQAHIKMLKALKHDPNDEAAGVRLIGTFIENGLRAQARTGNFLTGQLYIALDFYPKADKVAFDANARPVMIPTLPGSLEQLQEKLESMVDKINKLPIERIAGNLDGNLVELRKGMMQFNGKILPGVQTTLSDVSKTLETANTTLQSASSTLADDSPQREKLGQTLDELGRTSRSLRDLSDYLGRHPESLLRGRPNNAAPMDLQGPPRN, from the coding sequence ATGAAGTCACAAGCCACTGACGGGCCGCAAGCCCCCGGGCTCGCGCCGATCAAGACCCGCCGTTTCAGCGTTTCGCTGGTCTGGATCGTTCCGATCGTCGCGGTGCTGGTGGGTATTTCGCTGGTGGTTCACAGCATTTTGCAACAAGGACCGACCATCGTTGTCACGTTCAAGACCGGGGACGGCCTGACCGCGAATAAAACCGAGGTCAAATACCGCAATGTCGTGATTGGTCATGTCTCCGATGTGGAGCTCAGCGGTGACCAGAAGAGTGTCAACGCCACCATCAAACTGGAAAAGCAGGCCGAAAGCTTTACCCGCGAAGATTCGCAGTTCTGGGTCGTGCGGCCGCGCATTGGCGCGGGCGGTGTGTCCGGTATCGATACGCTGCTGTCGGGCGATTACATCGGTGCCGATATCGGCCAGGCCAACGGCCGGGCAAAAAACTTCAAGGGGCTGGAAAACCCGCCACCCATAACCTACGGCGAGCCGGGCAAGCGTTTCACCCTGTTCACCCAGGACCTGGGGTCGCTGGATATCGGCTCTCCGGTCTACTACCGCAAGATCCCGGTGGGTCAGGTGGTGGCCTACGCGCTGGACCCGGATGGCAAGGGCGTGAACATAGAACTGTTCATCCATGCACCCCATGACAAGTACGTTACCGAAAACACCCGTTTCTGGAACGCCAGCGGCATTGATGTGAACGTCGGCGCCAACGGTTTTGCGGTCAAGACCGAGTCGTTGTCTTCCTTGCTGGTGGGCGGCATTGCCTTCCGTGCGCCCGACTACAGCCCCGGCGATAAACCTGCTGCCGCAGAGTACGCCTACGAACTGTTCGAAGACCAACAAACCGCCCTCGCCCCGCCTAACGGCAAGCCGCAGTACCTGGCCATGCGCTTCGACCAGGCACTGCGCGGGCTCAAGGTCGATGCCCCGGTGGAATTCCTCGGCGTGGAAATCGGCAAGGTGGTGGCGGTCAATCTGGATTACGACGAGACAAAGCGTTCCTTTCCAATCAACGTCGGTATCGTGATCTACCCGCAGCGCCTGGGCCAGGCCCACATCAAAATGCTCAAGGCGCTCAAGCATGATCCCAATGACGAAGCCGCTGGCGTGCGGCTGATCGGCACCTTCATCGAAAACGGCCTGCGTGCCCAGGCCCGCACCGGCAACTTCCTGACCGGCCAGTTGTACATTGCCCTGGATTTCTACCCCAAGGCCGACAAAGTCGCCTTCGATGCAAACGCGCGCCCGGTCATGATTCCGACCCTTCCCGGCAGCCTTGAGCAATTGCAGGAAAAACTCGAATCCATGGTCGACAAGATCAACAAACTGCCGATCGAGCGTATCGCCGGCAATCTCGATGGCAATCTCGTTGAACTGCGCAAAGGCATGATGCAATTCAACGGCAAGATCTTGCCTGGTGTGCAAACCACCTTGTCGGACGTCAGCAAGACGCTGGAAACGGCCAATACGACCCTGCAATCCGCCAGTTCGACCTTGGCCGATGACTCGCCACAACGGGAAAAACTGGGGCAGACCCTGGATGAACTGGGACGCACGTCGAGATCCTTGCGTGATCTTTCGGATTACCTGGGACGGCATCCGGAATCGCTGCTTCGCGGCCGTCCGAACAATGCCGCACCCATGGATCTGCAAGGGCCACCGCGCAATTGA